The Zalophus californianus isolate mZalCal1 chromosome 7, mZalCal1.pri.v2, whole genome shotgun sequence genome includes a region encoding these proteins:
- the POPDC3 gene encoding popeye domain-containing protein 3 yields the protein MERNSSLWKNLIDEHPVCTTWKQEAEGAIYHLASILFVVGFMGGSGFFGLLYVFSLLGLGFLCSAVWAWVDVCAADIYSWNFVLFVICFMQFVHIAYQVRSITFSREFQLLYSSLFQPLGTSLPVFRTIALSSEVVTLEKEHCYAMQGKTSIDKLSLLVSGRIRVTVDGEFLHYIFPFQFLDSPEWDSLRPTEEGIFQVTLTAETDCRYVSWRRKKLYLLFAQHRYISRLFSVLIGSDIADKLYALNDRVYTGKTYHYDIRLPNFYQMSSPKIRKSPLTEHFRNSRQYCDK from the exons ATGGAGAGAAATTCAAGTCTATGGAAGAACCTGATAGATGAACACCCAGTCTGCACCACCTGGAAGCAAGAGGCCGAAGGAGCCATTTATCATCTTGCCAGTATTTTATTTGTAGTAGGTTTCATGGGCGGCAGTGGATTCTTCGGGCTCCTTTACGTCTTCAGTTTGCTGGGGTTGGGTTTTCTCTGCTCTGCTGTCTGGGCTTGGGTAGATGTCTGTGCAGCTGACATATATTCCTGGAATTTTGTACTGTTTGTCATCTGCTTCATGCAATTTGTTCACATTGCGTATCAAGTTCGCAGCATAACTTTTTCCCGAGAATTCCAGCTATTGTACAGCTCCCTTTTTCAGCCTCTGGGGACGTCTTTGCCCGTCTTCAGAACAATTGCTCTGAGCTCTGAAGTGGTTACTTTGGAAAAGGAACACTGTTATGCCATGCAGGGGAAAACCTCCATTGATaaactctccctgcttgtttcGGGAAG GATCAGAGTGACGGTTGATGGCGAATTTCTGCATTACATTTTCCCCTTCCAGTTCCTGGACTCTCCGGAATGGGACTCACTGAGACCCACAGAAGAAGGCATTTTTCAG gtaaccCTCACAGCAGAAACTGATTGTCGATATGTGTCTTGGAGGAGAAAGAAATTGTATTTGCTCTTCGCTCAGCATCGTTACATCTCCCGcctgttttcagttttaattgGCAGTGACATTGCAGATAAACTCTATGCCTTGAATGACAGGGTATATACAGGAAAAACATACCACTACGATATTCGGTTACCCAACTTCTATCAAATGTCAAGTCCAAAAATACGCAAATCACCCCTGACAGAACATTTCCGGAATTCCAGGCAGTATTGTGATAAATGA